CGTCCGCGAAGTGACGCAGCTTTTGCGTCCGCTCATCTATCTTCCGAACGACTACATCATACGACAGGGCGAATACGGCGACTGCATGTATTTCCTGTCCTCCGGGGACGTGGAAGTGATCGTCAGTGACATAAAAGTGGCCACGCTCGGTGCCGGCTCCCCGTTCGGCGAGACCGCGCTCATCCAGGGCGAAAAGCGGATGGCGAGCATTCGTGCGATGACCTACTGCGATGTCTACCGTCTCTCAAAACAGGACTTCGATGTACTTCGGGAAAAATACTCCGAATTCGATGAGCAGGTGAAAAAGGTCGTCACGGCACGGCTCAAGGATACGCAGGCGAAGACATCGCAGCAGAAAAGCGAATAATTCGATCGACCTGTTTAAAATTTCGAGTGACCGTCATCCGCTCAATGCATCAGCCCGCGATCTCGGCAAACTCTTCTACAGGGACCGTCGTTTGAGCTTTCGCTTTCTTGCCATCCTCATTCAATGGGGAGTTCAATATATGATGCATAACCGCTGTTGCAATGAACCGTATTGTTCACCACAACCCCGGGCGAAAGCATCTCTGAAAAATCCAGCCCATTGTTCATGTTCTTATCGAAGCGGCTGTAATTCGCGGACGTGACGAAAATGCCGATTTTATGCCCGGTACCGAACGTATGCGAGATCTGATTGCATAATTCAATGACAAGGGAATAGACGGTATTCGCTTGTATCGTATCGGGGGTTTGATACGACTGATGCAATTTCAGCCGAGCAATGCCGTCCGAAAGCAGAAGCGATGTCCCGTCGGGATGGATATCGGTCAGACGGATGGCGAAATCAGTATCGCTTACACCGTCGCCGGCGGTGCTTACATTGAAAAGCGCATGCACCATGCCTCGAACGCGGATCGGCGTGCTCAATGTTTCGGTGGAAAAGAACACCCCATCGCCCCTCGATTGGATCGGGCGCTGATCATGCGGTCCTTTATCGAGCGTGTCGAGCAGTGTCGGACCGCCGATGGTCGGCGACGGGTCTATCGGTCTGTACTGATACGTCACCGTATCGCCTGCACTGCTCGGCGAAGTCTCTGATAGAACAGTGCTTTTATGGAGATACCATCGTTTGCGCACCGCCCCCGGCGGCGGCCATGCTGCAAATCCATTCCATATCCCGGACCCGTAATCGTGAACACTCGCCACACTCCAGGACGACACCTCATTCCCTGTCTCATTACGCATATGGTAGTTGAAAAACGCAAGGCTCTTCCGCTGGATGACATTGTCGGTATCGATGAATTTCATTTCCTGTTCGGTGAATTCTCCGTCAGCACCGCCCGCCCGCACCGCCTGATGTATCCATGACCCGAGCAAGAGCCGCGATCCCTCCCGCGCGTTCACACCCCCGGATGCACGTAGTGCGTTGAAGATATCGATTGCGGGTCTGTTGTCAACGTCGTAAGCCCCCGCCACAACAAGGACCGGTACGGTGAGCTTATCGATCGGAAATTGTCCGCTCAACGTCCAGAAGAGATCATCATAGGGGTGCTGTCTGAACGTTGCATCTAATCCATACACTGCCCCTATTATCAGCATATATTCCTTTCGGTATACACCGCCGGGGTAAATATCCGAATAACGGTAGGCGCTATGCGCAAAGATCGGCACCGCGCATTTGTGCGCGGGGTGTTGTTTTACCATGGTGAGATATTGAATATACCCCAGTGCCGATACACCCCATGTCCCTACCGAGCCATCCGACCACGGCTGCCCGATTATCCAGTTGATGCAGTCGACACCGTCCTTGCCGCGGTCGTACCCGGATACGGCTGCGGCCTGTGACCCGAAAAAACCACGCCAGTCGACAATAACAAATGCATACAATGCGCTGTCAAAAAGGGGCTGCGCCGCCAGTAATGAAAAGTATGAATTGCTTAAGTCTTCCTTGTCGTACGGCGTTTGGATAAGAATCACCGGATATCGCCCGCCGCCGTTCGGTATCACCGTCGTTGCGGCAAGATATTTTCCGTCTATCGTCGGTATTGCATTCGTAGAGAATGTCTTTAAGAACGCCTCCGGGGGAGGCGGCTGTGTTTTTACGGGATCAGTGAGGGACACCGGCGCGCATTGCATAATGACAGCAGCAACAAGACCGAGAAGCAAACCCACTGCTTCCCGCCGCAGCACGGCACTTCGAAAAATAGTTGCACGAACCATACTGCCATATACCCATGCTGCGTTGCGATTGTTACAGGGAGGGGCGACTGCCGGTCAACCGATACCTTGATCATCCATGAAATTCCCGATTTCGTCCATTTTCTTTCCCGGCACTTTCGGCTATGTTCTCCGCACGAAACATTGATATTCCCACGTGTGCAAAGGAGCCTTTCATGAAGATACGAACAGCGATCATCGGCCAGGGCAGAAGCGGAGCCGATATACATGCCAAATACCTTGTCACTGACCCCGACAAATATACGATAGTGGCCGTCGCCGACCCCATACAGGCGCGTATGGACCGTGCGGCGAAAGTCTACAATTACTCGGCCGACTGCAAGCGATATACCGACTATCATGACCTTTTCAAGCATACGGATATCGATCTCATCGTCAATGCTTCGATGAGCCATATGCATGTGCCGATAACGAAAGAGATAATGGAAGCGGGCTTCAACGTGCTCTGCGAAAAGCCGCTCGCGCGCACCGTCAAAGAGGTCGATATGC
This sequence is a window from Spirochaetota bacterium. Protein-coding genes within it:
- a CDS encoding CocE/NonD family hydrolase, producing MGLLLGLVAAVIMQCAPVSLTDPVKTQPPPPEAFLKTFSTNAIPTIDGKYLAATTVIPNGGGRYPVILIQTPYDKEDLSNSYFSLLAAQPLFDSALYAFVIVDWRGFFGSQAAAVSGYDRGKDGVDCINWIIGQPWSDGSVGTWGVSALGYIQYLTMVKQHPAHKCAVPIFAHSAYRYSDIYPGGVYRKEYMLIIGAVYGLDATFRQHPYDDLFWTLSGQFPIDKLTVPVLVVAGAYDVDNRPAIDIFNALRASGGVNAREGSRLLLGSWIHQAVRAGGADGEFTEQEMKFIDTDNVIQRKSLAFFNYHMRNETGNEVSSWSVASVHDYGSGIWNGFAAWPPPGAVRKRWYLHKSTVLSETSPSSAGDTVTYQYRPIDPSPTIGGPTLLDTLDKGPHDQRPIQSRGDGVFFSTETLSTPIRVRGMVHALFNVSTAGDGVSDTDFAIRLTDIHPDGTSLLLSDGIARLKLHQSYQTPDTIQANTVYSLVIELCNQISHTFGTGHKIGIFVTSANYSRFDKNMNNGLDFSEMLSPGVVVNNTVHCNSGYASYIELPIE